In the genome of Pseudanabaena mucicola str. Chao 1806, the window ACTTTGTTATAATTATGTGCTGTTGACTAGAATACACAGCCGCAGATCTACCAAATCATCACTTATGCCCACGATCCAACAGCTCATTCGCAGTGAGCGCCAAACCATAAATACAAAAACAAAGTCTCCTGCTCTTAAGAGCTGTCCTCAGCGCAGGGGAGTATGTACGCGCGTTTACACTACAACACCCAAAAAACCCAACTCTGCACTTAGAAAAGTTGCTCGCGTACGCTTGACTTCTGGATTTGAAGTCACTGCATACATCCCTGGTATTGGGCATAACCTCCAAGAACATTCCGTTGTGATGATTAGAGGCGGTCGTGTAAAAGATTTGCCAGGTGTACGCTATCACATCATCCGTGGAACTCTTGATACTTCAGGTGTAAAGGATCGTAAGCAAGGACGCTCCAAGTATGGCGCGAAGCGACCTAAGCCTGGTCAAGCACCAGCCGCAAGCACTGGCAAGAAGAAAAAGTAAAAGTCAGGCATTAAACAACTCAATTTAGCAAAATTAGCAATTCATTCTATAAGGTGAATTTAGTACCATAATGTCCCGTAGAACTAAAGCGTCAAAACGCATAACTCCTCCAGATTCGGTTTATAATAGCCGACTCATTAGTATGCTCATCCGCCGTGTTATGTCACGCGGTAAGCATTCTGTAGCTTCTCACATAGTTTACAAAGCCCTAGACACAATCGGCGAACGTACAGGCAACCCACCACTTGAAGTATTTGATCGGGCAATTCGTAATGCCACTCCACTAGTAGAAGTAAAAGCGCGTCGTGTTGGTGGTGCAACTTATCAAGTACCTATGGAAGTGCGTACTGACCGCGGTGTTGCTCTGGCTCTTCGCTGGTTAGTCCAATACTCTCGTGCTCGTGCTGGGCGCAGCATGGTCACCAAGTTAGCAAACGAACTGATGGATGCTGCTAATGAAACAGGTCAGACCATCCGTAAACGTGAAGAAACTCACAAAATGGCAGAAGCAAACAAAGCCTTTGCCCACTACCGCTACTAACTTTCTTGAGCCATAGCTTACCTCGCTATACTATTCTTAACATAAATTCTAAATTCCTGACAAACACGAGGAAACAATTGTGGAACGCTCTATTGCCTTAGATAAGGTACGCAATATAGGTATTGCAGCGCACATTGACGCTGGTAAAACCACAACTACAGAGCGCATTCTATTTTATTCTGGCGTTGTTCACAAAATCGGTGAAGTTCATGATGGAACCGCAACGACAGATTGGATGGCGCAAGAACGTGAGCGTGGTATTACCATTACAGCAGCAGCAATTAGCACTAGTTGGAAAGAACACCGCATCAACATCATTGACACCCCTGGACACGTAGACTTCACCATCGAAGTAGAGCGTTCTATGCGTGTACTTGATGGTGTAGTTGCTGTTTTCTGTGCAGTTGGTGGTGTACAACCCCAATCCGAAACTGTATGGAGGCAGGCAGATCGCTATAAGGTACCTCGTTTAGTGTTCGTCAATAAGATGGATCGGATGGGAGCAAATTTCTTGCGAGTAAGAGAACAAATCCGTGCTCGCTTCGGTTCTAATGCTGTTCCAATCCAATTACCTATCGGAAGTGAGGCAGAATTAATAGGTATCATTGACCTAGTCAAAATGAAAGCCTACATCTATAAAGATGAAATCGGCAAAGATATCGAAGAAACAGATATTCCTGCTGACATGGCTGATCTTACGAATGATTGGCGTGCTCAGTTGTTAGAGTCAGTAGCTGATTCTGATGATGTGTTGATGGAAAAGTATCTTGAAGGAGAAGAACTCTCTGAAGAGGAAGTAAGATTAGGTCTGCGTAAAGGGACTTTGAACGGCAAGATTGTACCAATGACTTGTGGTTCAGCTTTCAAGAATAAAGGCGTACAACTGCTACTCGATGCTGTCATTGATTACTTGCCTTCACCTATTGATGTTAAACCAGTTCAAGGTTTACTACCTAATGGTGAAGAGGCTATTCGTGAGTCTAATGATAATGCACCAATGTCTGCTTTAGCATTCAAGATCATGTCTGACCCCTATGGTCGTCTTACCTTCGTGCGTGTTTACTCTGGAGTTCTGAAAAAGGGATCATATGCTCTCAACTCTAGCAAAAACAAAAAGGAAAGAATCTCACGACTGATTGTTTTAAAAGCCGACGAGCGTCAAGAGGTTGATGAACTCAGAGCGGGGGATCTTGGTGCAGTATTAGGACTCAAGGACACCTTTACTGGAGACACTCTT includes:
- the rpsG gene encoding 30S ribosomal protein S7; the protein is MSRRTKASKRITPPDSVYNSRLISMLIRRVMSRGKHSVASHIVYKALDTIGERTGNPPLEVFDRAIRNATPLVEVKARRVGGATYQVPMEVRTDRGVALALRWLVQYSRARAGRSMVTKLANELMDAANETGQTIRKREETHKMAEANKAFAHYRY
- the fusA gene encoding elongation factor G, which encodes MERSIALDKVRNIGIAAHIDAGKTTTTERILFYSGVVHKIGEVHDGTATTDWMAQERERGITITAAAISTSWKEHRINIIDTPGHVDFTIEVERSMRVLDGVVAVFCAVGGVQPQSETVWRQADRYKVPRLVFVNKMDRMGANFLRVREQIRARFGSNAVPIQLPIGSEAELIGIIDLVKMKAYIYKDEIGKDIEETDIPADMADLTNDWRAQLLESVADSDDVLMEKYLEGEELSEEEVRLGLRKGTLNGKIVPMTCGSAFKNKGVQLLLDAVIDYLPSPIDVKPVQGLLPNGEEAIRESNDNAPMSALAFKIMSDPYGRLTFVRVYSGVLKKGSYALNSSKNKKERISRLIVLKADERQEVDELRAGDLGAVLGLKDTFTGDTLCEDTAPIVLETLFIPEPVISVAVEPKTKQDMEKLSKALQSLSEEDPTFRVMTDSETNQTIISGMGELHLEILVDRMKREFNVEANVGAPQVAYRETIRKTVSNVEGKFMRQSGGKGQYGHVVIDLEPADPGTGFEFVSKIVGGVIPKEYIKPSEQGMKEACESGILAGYPLIDVRATLVHGSFHDVDSSEMAFKIAGSMAIKEAVMKAQPVLLEPMMKVEVETPEDYMGDVIGDLSRRRGNIAGMEDTPSGKRVEARVPLSEMFGYSTDLRSATQGRASFSMEFSHYEEVPRNVAEAIIAKSKGKE
- the rpsL gene encoding 30S ribosomal protein S12; amino-acid sequence: MPTIQQLIRSERQTINTKTKSPALKSCPQRRGVCTRVYTTTPKKPNSALRKVARVRLTSGFEVTAYIPGIGHNLQEHSVVMIRGGRVKDLPGVRYHIIRGTLDTSGVKDRKQGRSKYGAKRPKPGQAPAASTGKKKK